ttttatatattaaaaagtgatACAGTGGCACCttcgtggctcagtcatttgagcaacttgatttcaactctggtcacaatcccagagtcatgggattgagccccatgtcaggctctgtgcctgagcttggagactgcttaagattttctctctctcccactctctctctctctctctctctctctctctctctctctctctctctctctctctctctctctctctccccccaacccacctctctccccctgcatatgctctctctcagattaaaattaattaattaattaatagtaaTACAGACCTATGGTAAATttgcccaagaaaaatgaaaacaagttcaCACCAAACCCTGTGCACAAACATTGATAGTTGCTTTATTCAAAATTTCCAAAAACTGTAAATAACTCAAATGTTCTTTAACTGGTAAATGGATGAACAAACTGTGATGCATCCATGTAATAGAATACTCCCTAACCATAAAAAGAAGTGAACTATTGATAaacacaacaacatggatgactcTCAAATGTGCTATGCTAAATAAGGGAAGCCAGACCCCAAAGGCTTTAATTGTATTATTCCACTtatgtgacattctagaaaaagaaaactacaggggGAGaacaaatcagtggttgccaaaggATGGGATTGGGGGAGGGGTTCCACAAAGAGAGACTCAGAGTGATTATTGGAGGGTGATGACActgttctttcttaaatgtttacttatttatttttgagaggcaggggggcagagagagggggagacagaaaatgcCAGTATAGGGttccaactcaccaactgtgagatcatgacctgagccaaaatcaagagtctaagtcttaacagactgagccatccaggtgccccaagaagacaCTATTCTTGAGTGtgatatatgaatatgtatttgtcaaaactcagaacAGCACATCAAAAAGTGAATTTTactatataaatttcaaaaataaatttgtaggagtaaaaataaagttaacaggCCCTATGGTAAATTCCAACAATacaggagcgcctgagtggctcagttggttggttgtctgacttcggctcaggtcataatgtcacagcttgtgggtttgagccccgtgtcaggctctgtgctgacagctcagagcctgcagcctgcttccgattctgtgtctccctctctctgcccctcccctactcatgttctgtctctctctgtcttaacaataaacatttaaaaattaaaaaaaaaatacaaagaattcagttaaaagaaaaaaagtctcccCCCCAGAGCTTTATGGtgatagaaaaaaatctgcattttgaTTTGCATACTGGTTATGTAAATCTGCACGTGTGATAAAATGAGATAGAACTATACATACACATTACACCAATGGCAATTTCCTGCTTTTGGTAAGACGCAACCACTggggaaaacaggatggagaggACTaggatttctgttttttctttacaaCTTCCTGTTTATATACATTTGGAAGTATCTCTCAACCACTCTAGTCCTGCTCCCCAGATGTTAACACTTAgaaatttgtgtattttctgcatattaatcttttatatgtgtatatatgcatatataaattaaactttttttttgagacagcatgaTTGGGAagagtggaagaggaggagagagagagacagacagacaaactcttaagcaggcaccatgctcagtACTCAGCCCAAAACCCGGATCAATCCCACcatactgggatcatgacctgagccaaaatcaagagtgggacgctccactgactgagcaacccagaagCCCCTAAATTTAACTTCTAATACAAACtaggatattatatatattgtttcGCATCTCGCTATTTTTCTGTGATTACGTTGGGGATACGTCCATACCACAAACACGTGGATCAACGGCATTCTTTTTTCCTGTTGCATTGTATTTCATCACAGTAGTGTCAcaatttatttcaacatttatgtaaatataatggaatactacttggcaatgagaaggaatgaaatcttgccatttgcagcaatgtggatggaactggagggtattatgctaagtgaaataagtctatcagagaaagacagacaccagatgttttcactcatatgtgtatcttgagaaacttaacagaagaccttgggcgaagggaagggggaaaaagttacaaagaggaagggaggcaaaccataagagactcttaaatacagagaacaaactgagggctgatgggggctgggggagagggaaaagtgggtgatgggcattgaggagggcacttgttgggatgagcaccagatattgtatggaagccaatttgaccaaaaaatatgtattaaataaataaacaaacaagcatatTATGCATATTGTTTTGCATCTCACTATTTTTCAACCTATTACTTTGGGGATACTTTCATACCACAAACACATGGATCCACGgtcattcttttttcctgctgCATAGTATTCCGTCACATAGTAGTGCCACAATTTATTTCAACAGCttcttattgatggacatttggatctTAACAAGTAGTTGAACTtatttaatttggaaatttttcaaacATGTAAGGTCAACCAGAGTTGAGACCAAACGCACAGTTTTTACAGATACAAGACTTGTCTCCCTAATATCTTTTGACCAGAAGGGGGAACAcaagaggcaggaagagaagggaaacgCTGGGAAATTTCCCTGGCCAATCAGGAAGCAAGGGGCAGACAGGGAATTACTGCCGGGTAGGAGTCCGCGAAGGGGAGCGCTACTGCTGGAGCAGGAGGCCGTGCTCCAAGCCAAGCTTTCCTTAGGCTGCAACTCAGATATACCGAAGTGCGTTGGGAGTTATGCGTGGTGCAGTGATGCGTGGCTATCTCCGGCCTCCTGCAGGGACCCCGGGTGGGGGCAGGGTCTGAACCCCTACCCCCTCCAGTGTACATTCACAGGGGGCTTACACGTGGTGACCTGCCCGCGGCCGGGTTCCcggctcctgctcctcctcctccagatcTCGCTCCGTTCTCTGCAGTATCACGTGCAACCACGCCGGGTGCAGGATGGCGGCTGCGGCAGCAGCGGTGGGTGTCAGGCTCCGGGACTGCTGCAGCCGAGGTGCTGTTCTCTTGCTCTTCTTCTCCCTGTCCCCTCGGCCCCCGGCCGCCGCCGCTTGGCTGCTGGGCCTGCGGCCGGAGGACACCGCTGGAGGCCGCGTGTCTCTGGAGGGGGGCACCCTGCGCGCGGCGGAAGGCACCAGCTTCCTTCTGCGCGTCTATTTCCAGCCGGGGCCCGCGGCGCCCGCAGCGCCGATGCCAGCACCTACCCTTTCCCCAGGAGAGAACGGCACCAGCGACTGGGCTCCGCGGCTCGTGTTTATCGAGGAGCCCCCAGGAGCGAGCGGCGTGGCGCCCAGCGCTGTCCCCACGCGCCCCCCGGGTCCGCAGCGCTGCCGCGAGCAGAGCGACTGGGCGTCGGACGTGGAGGTCCTGGGGCCCCTGCGCCCCGGAGGCGTGGCGGGCTCGGCTTTAGTCCAGGTGCGGGTGCGGGAGCTGCGTAAGGGCGAGGCTGAGCGGGGCGGCGCAGGTGGTGGCGGGAAGCTCTTCTCGCTTTGCGCCTGGGACGGGCGCGCCTGGCACCACCACGGCGCCGCCGGCGGCTTCCTGCTGCGCGTCCGCCCGCGGCTGTACGGCCCGGGCGGAGACCTGCTGCCCCCCGCGTGGCTGCGAGCGCTCGGGGCGCTCCTGCTGCTCGCCCTGTCTGCCCTCTTCAGCGGCCTGCGCCTGAGCCTGCTCTCGCTGGACCCCGTGGAGTTACGGGTGCTGCGGAATAGCGGCTCGGCCGCAGAGCAGGAGCAGGCGCGCCGCGTGCAGGCCGTGCGCGGCAGGGGGACCCATCTGCTCTGCACCCTGCTCCTGGGCCAAGCCGGAGCCAACGCGGCCCTGGCCGGCTGGTTGTACGCCTCGCTGCCGCCGGGCGTCGGGGGCACCGGGGAAGATTACAGCGAGGCAGGGATTCACTTCCCGTGGCTGCCGGCGCTCGTGTGCACTGGAGCTGTGTTTCTGGGCGCTGAGATCTGCCCCTACTCGGTGTGTTCGCGCCATGGGCTGGCCATCGCCTCGCACAGCGTTTGCCTGACTCGGCTTCTGATGGCGGCCGCCTTCCCCGTGTGCTACCCGTTGGGCCGTCTGCTGGACTGGGCGCTGCGTCAGGAGATCAGCACCTTCTACACACGGGAGAAGCTACTGGAGACGCTACGGGCCGCGGACCCCTACAGCGACCTGGTGAAGGAGGAGCTCAATATCATCCAGGGCGCCTTGGAGCTACGCACCAAGGTGGTGGAGGAGGTGCTGACCCCCCTCGGGGACTGCTTCATGCTGCGCTCCGACGCCGTGCTGGACTTCGCCACGGTCTCGGAGATCTTGCGCAGCGGCTACACTCGCATCCCCGTGTACGAGGGTGATCAGCGGCACAACATTGTGGACATTCTGTTTGTCAAGGACTTGGCTTTCGTGGACCCCGACGACTGCACCCCGCTTCTCACCGTCACCCGCTTCTACAACCGGCCCCTGCACTGCGTCTTCAATGATACTCGGCTGGACACCGTACTGGAGGAGTTTAAGAAGGGTGAGCAGTGGTCTATCTCCTCTCTCAACTGCTTCCTCCATCATAAACATGTCAAGTTTCAGGTAAAAGAGTTGCAAAGCAACTCTCCTGTGGTAGCAAAAACCCAAAGAAGGCCCCACCCACCTCATGGTAgctattttcatttcacttctcCCTACCTTCCTGGCGGCTGAGCCCCAGCCTCTAACCTTTTACTTGGCTCATAAGATGCCCCATATTCCTCAtccatttcttttcagtatttttcaggATCTAACAATTGGCAGATATTATTGTGCAGGTTGGACTCAGGATAGTCCTTGGAGGTCTTTGGGTAGTTCCTACCCAGTACAGGAAGAACCTCCATAGTGTCCCGTAACTAGCAGCCTTCCTTTTTAAACTCTTCCCAGGGCTGGAAACACACTCTCCAGGGCAAACTAACTCTGTTGTTGGACAGCTCCAGCTGCTGCTGATGTGGTTCTTACATGGAGCAGAAAGCTGTGTCTTAGAAACTGCTCTCTGGGTCCTAGTTCTGCCCCTTGAACCACACAGAGTAAGCCCAGACACCTCGGTTGTTCTTTCCCCTTATTTAACTTTCCATCAGCTGTTCATTTGATACATATCAGGTAACCAGGTTGGAGATTAACGGTTGACTAAGGCGGTGAGGTCCTTGTACTTCTGGGAATTGGGGTCCCATGGGGTAGGGTAGATGTGGATATAAGGACATATAAGGAAACCACtagaaaatttacataaataaatgaatggggtTTTGTTCAGAGCAGTCACTATCCTGCTGGTATCATGTCTATAACGTTTACTGCGTGTCTGGGGTTTGTCTTTAGAAACTGTCTTCTGGAGTTGAGTACAATTCACTCAAGAAAAATCAGCCTGGCTTCTTTAGGGTCGATCTTCTTGGACTTACACAGTTTGACCAGTTCTCCTAGTTAACCAAAAGGACACTTGattgtttttgaaaatcaaatctaCCTTCCCAAGATTCACAACTGACTTCAGAAGACTATCTCACAGACCCTGAAAACAATTCCTGAAATGAGTTGAGAACAGTGACGTGGTTAAAATAAGTATAGAACCATCTAGAATGGCCATTTTGAAGGAGGCTTTCATCTGTACATATGAATTAGagtgtttattaaaaacaaaacaaaaagtcaatcCCCTGACTTGAGAATCAGGCTTCAAATGTCGCTTCCCTGTGACCAGCAGGAATCCCATTTGGCACATCTTGACACCCCTTATTGTTTATCAAAATTCTAATCTCATTACTTTATCATCTGCACTCTTTAGGACTTCCATTCAGAGAGAAATCTTGGATCTTACTCCTGCCACAatgttttttagagaaataaaatttaagtatcaAAATGTAGCCTGAAAAGCAGGGGAGGACTGTTGAAAACCTACTTTCTGTCCAAGCTGTAAACTTTGTGTTTGTAtcatgagaagggaaggaaaacgtGTATATATTATAGCTGTTTTAGCCCAGTCTGGCCTACCCTTTTCCCCTCTTCTGTCTCCCCTAAGTCCCTGCATGACTCGTTCCCACTGTACCCCGAGGTTCATCCATCCACTCCTAGAATTAGTCTTACATTTTGTAAGACTCCTGCAGAAGGGAGTCTTGGATCTGGgcataaaaactgtaaaaaaaaaaacctctatatTAATTTGTAAGGACTTCcataaaaatatactgtaaacTGAGTGGCCTAAACAATGGAAATTTCCTTATAGTTCTGagagctggaagtccaagatcaaggtgttggcaggtttgATTTCTCCTGAGGACTCTCTTTTTGGCTTGAAGATGGCTCTCATTGTCCTTTCATGGTCTTCCTTCAGTGTGTGTGAGCTCATTCTTAGAATCTCTGTGGTTCTAACCATTTCTtattataaagacaccagtcagattggattaagGCCCAGCCTATCGGCCTGATTCTAACTTATCTATCCCGTCCATGTGATGATAGTTAGGACAGAATGCAGTTAAGATAATGTCTCATTTTCGTGTGCTATTGGAGGATATTTTTCAGGAAACTAtaatctcattcattcattcactatttATTGAGCCTCTGTGCTATAGGCAATAGGCAAGATAATAACACTGCCCTTAGAAAGTTAACACTCTACAAGGGGGTAGTGTCAGAGTAAGGACAGTCTTCAGAAGCAGGAATTGTGTCTCACTAACCTTTGATCCCTAGCACCTTGCACAGTGCCTTCCACATAGTAGGCTGCTCAGAAAGGT
The genomic region above belongs to Suricata suricatta isolate VVHF042 chromosome 2, meerkat_22Aug2017_6uvM2_HiC, whole genome shotgun sequence and contains:
- the CNNM1 gene encoding metal transporter CNNM1 isoform X2 yields the protein MAAAAAAVGVRLRDCCSRGAVLLLFFSLSPRPPAAAAWLLGLRPEDTAGGRVSLEGGTLRAAEGTSFLLRVYFQPGPAAPAAPMPAPTLSPGENGTSDWAPRLVFIEEPPGASGVAPSAVPTRPPGPQRCREQSDWASDVEVLGPLRPGGVAGSALVQVRVRELRKGEAERGGAGGGGKLFSLCAWDGRAWHHHGAAGGFLLRVRPRLYGPGGDLLPPAWLRALGALLLLALSALFSGLRLSLLSLDPVELRVLRNSGSAAEQEQARRVQAVRGRGTHLLCTLLLGQAGANAALAGWLYASLPPGVGGTGEDYSEAGIHFPWLPALVCTGAVFLGAEICPYSVCSRHGLAIASHSVCLTRLLMAAAFPVCYPLGRLLDWALRQEISTFYTREKLLETLRAADPYSDLVKEELNIIQGALELRTKVVEEVLTPLGDCFMLRSDAVLDFATVSEILRSGYTRIPVYEGDQRHNIVDILFVKDLAFVDPDDCTPLLTVTRFYNRPLHCVFNDTRLDTVLEEFKKGKSHLAIVQRVNNEGEGDPFYEVMGIVTLEDIIEEIIKSEILDETDLYTDNRKKQRVPHRERKRHDFSLFKLSDSEMRVKISPQLLLATHRFMATEVEPFKSLYLSEKILLRLLKHPNVIQELKFDEKNKKAPEHYLYQRNRPVDYFVLLLQGKVEVEVGKEGLRFENGAFTYYGVPAIMTTACSDNDVRKVGSLAGSSVFLNRSPSRCSGLNRSESPNRERSDFGGSNTQLCSSSNNLYTPDYSVHILSDVQFVKITRQQYQNALTACHMDSSPQSPDMEAFADGDSTKAPTTRGTPQTPKDDPAITLLSNRNSLPCSHSDGLRSPGEVVYLRMEEMAFTQEEMTDLEEQSTQQLSLSSAAVPTTAASDSECCNINLDTETSPCSSDFEETVGKKLLRTLSGRKRKRSPDGERASEENSNLMPLIT
- the CNNM1 gene encoding metal transporter CNNM1 isoform X1, which produces MAAAAAAVGVRLRDCCSRGAVLLLFFSLSPRPPAAAAWLLGLRPEDTAGGRVSLEGGTLRAAEGTSFLLRVYFQPGPAAPAAPMPAPTLSPGENGTSDWAPRLVFIEEPPGASGVAPSAVPTRPPGPQRCREQSDWASDVEVLGPLRPGGVAGSALVQVRVRELRKGEAERGGAGGGGKLFSLCAWDGRAWHHHGAAGGFLLRVRPRLYGPGGDLLPPAWLRALGALLLLALSALFSGLRLSLLSLDPVELRVLRNSGSAAEQEQARRVQAVRGRGTHLLCTLLLGQAGANAALAGWLYASLPPGVGGTGEDYSEAGIHFPWLPALVCTGAVFLGAEICPYSVCSRHGLAIASHSVCLTRLLMAAAFPVCYPLGRLLDWALRQEISTFYTREKLLETLRAADPYSDLVKEELNIIQGALELRTKVVEEVLTPLGDCFMLRSDAVLDFATVSEILRSGYTRIPVYEGDQRHNIVDILFVKDLAFVDPDDCTPLLTVTRFYNRPLHCVFNDTRLDTVLEEFKKGKSHLAIVQRVNNEGEGDPFYEVMGIVTLEDIIEEIIKSEILDETDLYTDNRKKQRVPHRERKRHDFSLFKLSDSEMRVKISPQLLLATHRFMATEVEPFKSLYLSEKILLRLLKHPNVIQELKFDEKNKKAPEHYLYQRNRPVDYFVLLLQGKVEVEVGKEGLRFENGAFTYYGVPAIMTTACSDNDVRKVGSLAGSSVFLPVSVSRTFAFSRGDSLAGSPVNRSPSRCSGLNRSESPNRERSDFGGSNTQLCSSSNNLYTPDYSVHILSDVQFVKITRQQYQNALTACHMDSSPQSPDMEAFADGDSTKAPTTRGTPQTPKDDPAITLLSNRNSLPCSHSDGLRSPGEVVYLRMEEMAFTQEEMTDLEEQSTQQLSLSSAAVPTTAASDSECCNINLDTETSPCSSDFEETVGKKLLRTLSGRKRKRSPDGERASEENSNLMPLIT